In Nicotiana tabacum cultivar K326 chromosome 19, ASM71507v2, whole genome shotgun sequence, one DNA window encodes the following:
- the LOC107822216 gene encoding S-adenosylmethionine synthase 1 produces the protein METFLFTSESVNEGHPDKLCDQISDAVLDACLEQDPESKVACETCSKTNLVMVFGEITTKANVDYEKIVRDTCRKIGFVSDDVGLDADNCKVLVYIEQQSPDIAQGVHGHLTKRPEEIGAGDQGHMFGYATDETPELMPLSHVLATKLGARLTEVRKNGTCPWLRPDGKTQVTVEYYNDNGAMVPVRVHTVLISTQHDETVTNDEIARDLKEHVIKPVIPEKYLDEKTIFHLNPSGRFVIGGPHGDAGLTGRKIIIDTYGGWGAHGGGAFSGKDPTKVDRSGAYIVRQAAKSIVASGLARRCIVQVSYAIGVPEPLSVFVDTYGTGKIPDKEILKIVKENFDFRPGMISINLDLKRGGNGRFLKTAAYGHFGRDDSDFTWEVVKPLKWEKPQD, from the coding sequence ATGGAAACTTTCCTATTTACCTCCGAGTCTGTGAACGAGGGTCACCCAGACAAGCTCTGTGATCAGATCTCTGATGCAGTTCTTGATGCATGCCTCGAGCAAGATCCTGAGAGCAAGGTTGCCTGTGAAACTTGCAGCAAGACCAACTTGGTCATGGTCTTTGGTGAGATCACAACCAAGGCTAATGTAGACTATGAGAAGATTGTGCGTGACACATGCCGTAAAATTGGATTCGTTTCCGATGATGTTGGTCTTGATGCCGACAACTGCAAGGTCCTTGTATACATTGAGCAGCAAAGTCCTGATATCGCTCAAGGTGTCCACGGCCATCTGACTAAACGCCCTGAGGAGATTGGTGCTGGTGACCAGGGGCACATGTTTGGGTATGCCACAGATGAGACCCCTGAATTGATGCCTCTCAGCCATGTGCTCGCAACTAAACTTGGTGCCCGCCTCACTGAAGTCCGCAAGAATGGTACCTGCCCCTGGTTGAGGCCTGATGGCAAGACCCAAGTTACTGTTGAGTACTACAATGACAATGGTGCCATGGTTCCAGTTAGGGTCCACACTGTTCTCATCTCCACTCAACACGATGAGACCGTTACTAATGATGAGATTGCGCGCGACCTTAAGGAGCATGTCATCAAGCCAGTCATCCCCGAGAAGTACCTTGACGAGAAGACAATCTTCCACCTTAACCCATCTGGCCGCTTTGTTATTGGTGGACCTCACGGTGATGCTGGTCTCACTGGTCGTAAAATCATCATTGACACCTATGGTGGTTGGGGTGCCCATGGTGGTGGTGCTTTCTCCGGTAAAGACCCAACCAAGGTTGACAGGAGTGGTGCATACATCGTAAGGCAGGCTGCCAAGAGTATTGTAGCTAGTGGGCTTGCTCGCAGATGCATTGTGCAGGTTTCTTATGCCATCGGTGTGCCTGAGCCATTGTCAGTATTTGTTGACACCTATGGCACTGGAAAGATCCCCGACAAGGAAATTCTGAAGATAGTTAAGGAGAACTTCGACTTCAGGCCTGGAATGATTTCCATTAACTTGGATTTAAAGAGAGGTGGCAATGGAAGATTCTTGAAAACTGCTGCCTATGGTCACTTTGGACGTGATGACTCCGATTTCACATGGGAAGTTGTCAAGCCCCTCAAGTGGGAAAAGCCCCAAGACTAA